The nucleotide sequence TATAACCGAATGGTTTGTCCGTTGTATGCGGATAAATCGACCAAAGGCCTCGCCCAGACACCACCTGAAGTACCCGTGTATCGTGTCAATTCCGTTACGGCAGACCAAATCCCCGGAGCAGTTTCCTGTTGAATATAGACTATAGCCCAATCGTGGTCGCATCCTGCGCAAGCTTGTGTTCTACCAGCCATAGAAAACCAGTGCCAAAACCGAAGTTGCAGTTCCTGCCCCGCCACTAACACAGGTAAGTTGATCGCAGGCGATATCAAACTGCTATTTGTGTTCGAATAATCTCCGTCCAACACGGTGGCAGCACACTGACTGGAACCGTTGTAACACTCGGCAGGGCCCGCAATCGGGGAGCCGCCCACCTGCCAGGTACCGTTGTTACTCCACCAAGCACCCATTCCATTTTCAAAATTTTCTGTAAATGGCAAATTAACAACATTGAATACTGTCTCTATGCTGATGTCGTCAATATACCAACCCGCAGCAATTCCCGCTGAGTACCCATTGCTTAAACTAAACAGTATGCGAACCCGCAGTCCGGCGTAAGCCGACAGATCCACCATAGGACGGGTCCAAACACCCGCGGTATACCCCACATAGCTGTGTAACAGAGTTGCCGCGGACCACACACCGGGGGAATTTTCCGTTTGGATATACACTCGACCATAATCGTGATCGCACCCGGCGCAGGCTTGCGTTCTACCCGCAAAGGAAAACCAATGCCAAAATCGCAACTGAATTTCCTCACCCGTGCCAATATTGGGTAAGTCGATTGGTGGTGAGACCAGATTGCTGTTGGTATTGGAATAGTTATCATCCATGACGCTACCGGCACACTGGCCTGTGCCGTTATAGCATTCCATCGGACCGACACTGGGTGGCCCCCCCACCTGCCATGTGCCATTGGAACTCCACCAATCGCCCAAGCCACTGCTAAAATCTTCACTGTATGGAAGGCTGTTGCTCTTGTTGACAGTATCGATGGTGACATGGTCGACATACCATCCCGCTGCAATAGCGGCAGAATACCCGTTACTAAGATTAAACAATATTCGGACTTTTGATCCGGCGTACGCCGACAAGTCCACCATAGTTCGAGTCCACACTCCCGCCGAATATCCTACATAGTTACTGACTTCGGTAGCGCCACTCCAAATTCCGGGAGAAGTCTCCTGTTGTATGTAGATTCGACCAAAATCGTGATTACAACCGGCACAGGACTGAGTTCTTCCCGCAAAGGAAAACCAGTGCCAGAAGCGTAATTGGATTTGTTCATTGGCCGCTATATTGGGTAAGGTCAGACTCGGCGAGACCAAATTGCTGTTGGTATCGGAGTAGTTACCATCCAACACCGTAGCGGCACATTGTACGGATGCATTGTAACACTCCATAGGCCCTGCGCCAGGCGCACCGCCGATCTGCCAAGCCCCGTTGGAGATCCACCAATCACCCATTCCATCAACGAAGGATTCTGAGAACGGAAATGTCTTAGTTTGAATTTTTTCCACACTGATATCATCCAGGTACCAACCGGTGCTCACGCCGGCGGAGTATCCATTGGTTAAGGCAAATATTAGTCGGACTTTCCGACCCGCATAAGCGGATAGGTCAACTGCGGGTCGAGTCCACACACCGGCACTGTACCCTACATAACGGGTTAACTCGGAGGCTCCGCTCCACACACCCGGCGAGGTTTCTTCTTCGATATAAACCCGACCGTAATCGTGATCACATCCGGCACAGGACTGCGTTCTACCTGCAAAAGAAAACCAATGCCAGAAGCGTAACTGTAACTCCTCCCCTGTCCCAATGTTTGGCAGCACCATTGATGGCGAAGTTAAATTCGCATTGGTATCCGTGTAGTTCCCGTTCAGAACCGTACCGGCACATTGGGTTGATCCACCATAGCAGGCTGCCGGACCAACCGTCGGGGGTCCGCCCACTTCCCAGCTGCCGGTTGCAGACCAACTGCCCCAGCTGTTTGTCCATGTGACTTTGAAAACAATGGTATCGCACACTCTGGTGCTGACATTACCCTGTAGATCCATGAACCAGGCACAGACTTCCACGCTATCCCCCGTGTTGTACTGTTGTTGCAAGGGATATTGAAAGGTAATGGACAGATTTGCCGTCTCTGCGATGTTTACCCAACGTCCATCCGATGGCAGTGGATCAAGGTATGGTGGTGTGACATTGCCGGGGTCGGTCGCGTTATGCTCGGTAATCAGGTAACTGGTAATGCCCACATTATCCATTGCCGTCAACCTGACACTGAATTCATCAAGCACAATGGCATATTCTGAATTTCGGTTTATCACAACGCTTGCCGAATCCGGTGGCAAGGTATCGGCCGTGACTTCCCACGAGTGACTGGCCGGTGTTGGATCTGCGTTACCTGCCAAGTCTGTCGCTCTGACCTGAAAATTATGCACACCGGTTGACAGGCCGTTCAATGTCAATGGGGATAAACAACTGGAAAATACCGAGTCATCCAAGGCACATTCAAACGTTGACCCCGCTTCAGTTGAGTTAAAAATAAACTCTGCGGTGGTTTCCGGTGTTGATAATGCGGGTCCACCGGTGATGGTGGTATCCGGAGCGCTTAAATCGATTTCCAAGTCGTATGTGGCCGCAGTGGCATCGGTGTTTCCTGCCAGGTCCGTCGCTCGCACACTGAAAACATGAGTACCCTCTGCCAAACTGTCGTATTGCACCGGGCTGATGCAGGCACTGTAAGCGATATTGTCTAGCGAACATTCAAAACGGGAACCGGCTTCAGTGGACGTAAACTCAAAACTTGCCGATACGGCATTGCTTGGACTGTCGGGTGCAACGGAAATGCCGGTATCCGGCGCACTCAGGTCAACTTCCCAATTATAACTGGCCGGTGTTCCATCTGTATTGCCGGCAGGGTCCGTCGCTCGGACACTAAACTCGTGATTGCCTTCGTTAATGCCGTTGTATTGGGCCGGACTGGTACAGACACTAAACGCAGCACTATCCAGGGAACATTCAAAGCTGGAACCGGCCTCAGTGGCTGTGAACTCAAAGCTTGCGGTCACTGCATTCGTAGGACTATCCGGTGCCATCGTGATACCGGTGTCCGGAACCGTTTGGTCGATTTGCCAACTGTGACTGGCGGGTGTTCCATCCGTATTCCCAGCAAGATCTATGGCTCTGACGCTCAATACATGATTGCCTTCGCTTAAACTAATGAATTGCATTGGACTGGAACAGGTGCTGAATGCCGCACCATCCAGTGAACATTCAAAGCGGGCACCGATCTCGGTAGACGTAAACGCAAAGGCAGCCGTAGACAAGTTGGTGGGATCGGCCGGCGCACTGGAAATACGGGTGTTCGGGGCGCTCAGGTCAACGACCCAACTGTAAGCGGCGGGTGTTCCATCTGTGTTACCGGCAGGGTCTGTCGCTCGGACACTAAACTCGTGATTGCCTGCGTTAATGCCGTTGTATTGGGCCGGACTGGTACAGGCACTAAACGCAGCACCATCCAGGGAACACTCAAAGCTGGAACCGGCCTCAGTGGCTGTGAACTCAAAGCTTGCGGTCACTGCATTCGTAGGATTGGCTGGAGTGCCGGTAATGGCGGTATCAGGCGATGTCAAATCGACTACCCAGGAAAAGCCGGCTGGTGACGCATCCATAATCCCCGACGCGTTAACCGCCCGCACACTGAATGTGTGTGCGCCTTGCGTTAATCCGCTGTAGGATTTGGAACTGGTGCAAGCACTGTAAACTCCACTATCCAATGAACATTGAAATGTGGCCGTTGTATCATCAGAAGAGAATTCGAAGACAGCGTTGCTGGTATTACTCAATGAACCGGGACTGTTGGTTATAAAGGTATCCGGCACCTGTGCCACTATTACAGACCAAGTATGAGTGGCCGGACTGGGATCTGTATTTCCTGCCGCGTCCGTGGCTTGAACACGGAATGTGTGCGCAGCAATCGACAGATTTGTCATCTCCAAGGGGCTGCTACATTCCGTATAGGCTGCACCATCCAAGGAACATTGAAATGTTACATTGGCGTCATTAGCCGAAAATGTGATCATCGCGCTGGATGACGTGGTCATATTGCCGGGCCCGCTGTCGATGTTCGTATCCGGCGGTGTTACATCAATTTCCCAGCTGAAGCTTGCCGGCGAAGCATCCACTTTATTCCCGTTTACTGCCCTGACGACAAACTGGTGCGATCCTTCTGATAAATTGTCATAACTCATGGGGCTGCTACAAGCGATAAACTCACCCGTGTCCAGCATACATTCAAATGTCGAATTATCTCTCGAAGATACAAACTCAAAGCCGGCACCCGCTGAATTCGTCAAAGGATCCGGCGCACTAACGATGGTGGTATCCGGTATGGGTTTATCCCCCTCCTCTTTGTTCTTTTGTTCATCATCATGAAAGCACGCATTAAGCATACCGGTGACTAGCAACACCAGTGCAACCTTGGTCACACTGCTGAGGATTTGACTGGAAATCACGTTGTGGTCCCCCCTTGGTTTTGGATTGGCATTTATAAAAATTAAACAACACAACTGCCTGGTTTATTTGTGGACTGACCGTCAATTCGCGAAAGCATTACAGATGGTTACAGTCACGTTTTAACAACACAGTAGCAACTAAGATACCAAGCTGGGATTGCATCAACCGTTTCTGTTGAGCCATCTATTATTATATAAATACCAATGAGTTGGGTTATTTATCTAGAATCGATGTGATCTGGTCCGACGATTTACATTCAGTGTTATCACTCATTGAGAGTTAAGTAATAAAAAATCAATTCTCATTGAGACTTTACTGATGCTCAGCAGGGTTGGACGGTAGGCGTTTTTTGTACGCTAATACGCCAGACATCCTTGCGGGCTTCCTTGTCTCGCTGAACCAAGCGCATTTGCTCCAAAATCTTTAGGTCTTCTGCAACCGTGGCGTCTTTGGTACCCGTTAACTGGGTACACGTTTTCTTATCGATTTGTTGATACTGTTCCAAATACACCAAAATGCGCGACAGGCGAACCGCCGGACGAATCTTGTCGCCTCGTGCCTTAAGACGGGTTACACTTTTTGCAAACGTTTCTACTATGCCGGGACGTTGTGATTCCATTTTTAGCAAAATTTCTTTTGCTTCCAACTCAGATGGAGGAGATTCTTGGCTGGCCCAAACAGGCGACTGCCCGTCTTTCCCACTACCGTTGCACATGAAACCGTTGTCCAATTCCAAAATTCTACAGACACGAGAGTTTTTGGGTTCAATAGCAGTGGTAAAAACCGGCGATGTAATAATACCCACCCAATGATGATACTCGGGACCGCGATCCAGTACTTGCTGCATCAAAGTCCTGATCGTTTGGCTGTTATGAACCGGTTGTTTTGCCATGGATGCAACCAGCGATAACAGCGCCCTCAGTGACCGAACATTCCCGTTAAACGGTAACTTGAGTCCGCACAGCCATCGAACAACTTTATAGGATAACTCTCTGTGTTTATCCGAACCTTCATTACACTCATGCCAGATGGTTTGCGCTAATGCGGGTATATCAGCGATGCGCTCCCGCAGTGGAGCCACATGCAATACTCTGTCCTCGAAACGATAAATAAAGTCCTCGCGCCACTTTTTTTCTTGCATCAAAGAAGCGATATCCGCGTTGGTCGCAAACATAAGCCACACCGTTGTCTTGCGTTCACTTGTTTCCCCCAAACGACTAAAACGGGCTGCCTGCCCCCTTGCCGTGGACATGATTCGCAGCAGTGCGCCCTGTACACCTGGAGGTGCAGTGTCGAAATCGTCAAATAGCACAGCGCCATCACTGTAGGTTTCCAACAAACCGGGACGATCCTCATAGGCGTCAGCATAAGCTCCTTTCTTATGGCCAAACAACTGATCCTGCAGTAAATTCTCGGTTAACCAGGCGCATGCTACGGCCGTGAATTTATTTTTTTTCTCTCTGGAGCTTGCTTGAAATATGGCATTGGCTGCCATTTCTTTACCAACCCCGGACTCTCCCAATATTAGGGTAGGCGTCCACGGACCATGATGCCCCTTGGACAGACGACTAATCTCAGAGCGAAGCCGGTAACCTGCCGTACTCAAGCCCACCATTGGGTGATGCATATACAAATCTCTGAGAAACGCAACAATGACATTCTGATTCTGCTGATCCCAATGTAGAACTACTTCACGCCAATTGCATATGTCTATCGTTTGATCGCTCAGGTCCTCCTGCGCAATATCGCTTAAACACCAGAAATATGCATGATCGGACAGCATTTCAGGTATTTCCTCGTACTGTTGCAACAGGTAGCGGGTTAACAATATTTGTCTGCCGACAATGATGAAAGGCCGGCCTTGCCAAAAGGCCTGATCTAAATGGTGTTTATCAAGATGGATGAATTCTATACCAGCGCATACGGATTTTAACGCGTCTTTCAAAGAGGATAACCACAGTACGGAAGAATGACAATTGTCTTCCAAATAATAAACAATCAGCGAATGATTGTTCGGACTGACACTCTCCATGAGCCATACTCCCCCGGCAGTTGAAAAACGTATTTTTCAAAACACTGCCTCTTACTGTACCTTCAAACCTTCCACTTTACAGATCTTCTTCCTTCATCCGGGCTAAACAACCCAAAACAGCGTTCTTCAACAGCACCTTACTTTTAACCGAGCAAAGTACCAAACGCCTGTCTTTTTCGCTGCAAGGTTCAAAGTAGTCAATAGCTTCCTGAGAACCAAGAAACGCGGACCACAAAATAATGTAACTATCCGCTTTAATATTATTCTTATGTTCGTATGTGTTTTCTTTTTCCTCTGCTCTGATTTTCTCATAGACTTCTCTACCCGCCAAGTCCTGATCATCATCAAACAAATCCAAAATTACCAGATCCGGTCGCTGCTGGATATCCAGCGGCCAGGTAAAATCTCTTGACGTCTTGGTATCCAACGTAAACCCGGATTCCTGTTCCGCTGACCTTACTACACTAAGCGCCCGATCCAACTGGGTCTGGTAATCATCGATAATCCAAACACGGAAGTTCACGCAACACTCCTAGGCTTGACCGGAATAGGAATTCGTAATTCGGTTTGTCCATTGCTAACGATAGAGACACGAGACTTAAAACTGTACCAAAGTAAATCGCGAATCAGCGATAAACCCTGGCCACTGGCTTTCCCGGCACGTGCCCAGTTTTCCAAATCCTTGATGGGGCTGGGCATTGACTCCAATCGAGCCCTATGGTCCCGAGCAATGAGAATGTTCGACTTGATACACAAATGTACCTTTCCCCGAACAGTATCAACATAGAAATTCAATCTGGCTTCATTATCCTCGGTTGTACTTTTATAAGTATTAAATATCCATTCTTGTAAGACTAACACCAGAATGTGACCCAAGTAGGGTACTTCCCACTGGTGCAAATCGGAGTGCATCTGAACCTGCGACAACTTGGTTTGTTTTGCCATTGCAGCATAGAATTCCTTTCTTGCACCATCGACGGCCATTTCTGTAATCTCCAGCAAGTCCAGACTCACTGAGCGTCCGCTGAGATCCAGGCAAACGTTTTTCACCATGTTGGCAATATGATGGTTGTAT is from Gammaproteobacteria bacterium and encodes:
- a CDS encoding choice-of-anchor J domain-containing protein, which codes for MISSQILSSVTKVALVLLVTGMLNACFHDDEQKNKEEGDKPIPDTTIVSAPDPLTNSAGAGFEFVSSRDNSTFECMLDTGEFIACSSPMSYDNLSEGSHQFVVRAVNGNKVDASPASFSWEIDVTPPDTNIDSGPGNMTTSSSAMITFSANDANVTFQCSLDGAAYTECSSPLEMTNLSIAAHTFRVQATDAAGNTDPSPATHTWSVIVAQVPDTFITNSPGSLSNTSNAVFEFSSDDTTATFQCSLDSGVYSACTSSKSYSGLTQGAHTFSVRAVNASGIMDASPAGFSWVVDLTSPDTAITGTPANPTNAVTASFEFTATEAGSSFECSLDGAAFSACTSPAQYNGINAGNHEFSVRATDPAGNTDGTPAAYSWVVDLSAPNTRISSAPADPTNLSTAAFAFTSTEIGARFECSLDGAAFSTCSSPMQFISLSEGNHVLSVRAIDLAGNTDGTPASHSWQIDQTVPDTGITMAPDSPTNAVTASFEFTATEAGSSFECSLDSAAFSVCTSPAQYNGINEGNHEFSVRATDPAGNTDGTPASYNWEVDLSAPDTGISVAPDSPSNAVSASFEFTSTEAGSRFECSLDNIAYSACISPVQYDSLAEGTHVFSVRATDLAGNTDATAATYDLEIDLSAPDTTITGGPALSTPETTAEFIFNSTEAGSTFECALDDSVFSSCLSPLTLNGLSTGVHNFQVRATDLAGNADPTPASHSWEVTADTLPPDSASVVINRNSEYAIVLDEFSVRLTAMDNVGITSYLITEHNATDPGNVTPPYLDPLPSDGRWVNIAETANLSITFQYPLQQQYNTGDSVEVCAWFMDLQGNVSTRVCDTIVFKVTWTNSWGSWSATGSWEVGGPPTVGPAACYGGSTQCAGTVLNGNYTDTNANLTSPSMVLPNIGTGEELQLRFWHWFSFAGRTQSCAGCDHDYGRVYIEEETSPGVWSGASELTRYVGYSAGVWTRPAVDLSAYAGRKVRLIFALTNGYSAGVSTGWYLDDISVEKIQTKTFPFSESFVDGMGDWWISNGAWQIGGAPGAGPMECYNASVQCAATVLDGNYSDTNSNLVSPSLTLPNIAANEQIQLRFWHWFSFAGRTQSCAGCNHDFGRIYIQQETSPGIWSGATEVSNYVGYSAGVWTRTMVDLSAYAGSKVRILFNLSNGYSAAIAAGWYVDHVTIDTVNKSNSLPYSEDFSSGLGDWWSSNGTWQVGGPPSVGPMECYNGTGQCAGSVMDDNYSNTNSNLVSPPIDLPNIGTGEEIQLRFWHWFSFAGRTQACAGCDHDYGRVYIQTENSPGVWSAATLLHSYVGYTAGVWTRPMVDLSAYAGLRVRILFSLSNGYSAGIAAGWYIDDISIETVFNVVNLPFTENFENGMGAWWSNNGTWQVGGSPIAGPAECYNGSSQCAATVLDGDYSNTNSSLISPAINLPVLVAGQELQLRFWHWFSMAGRTQACAGCDHDWAIVYIQQETAPGIWSAVTELTRYTGTSGGVWARPLVDLSAYNGQTIRLYFALSNGYSAGVSSGWYVDDISISIF
- a CDS encoding sigma 54-interacting transcriptional regulator translates to MESVSPNNHSLIVYYLEDNCHSSVLWLSSLKDALKSVCAGIEFIHLDKHHLDQAFWQGRPFIIVGRQILLTRYLLQQYEEIPEMLSDHAYFWCLSDIAQEDLSDQTIDICNWREVVLHWDQQNQNVIVAFLRDLYMHHPMVGLSTAGYRLRSEISRLSKGHHGPWTPTLILGESGVGKEMAANAIFQASSREKKNKFTAVACAWLTENLLQDQLFGHKKGAYADAYEDRPGLLETYSDGAVLFDDFDTAPPGVQGALLRIMSTARGQAARFSRLGETSERKTTVWLMFATNADIASLMQEKKWREDFIYRFEDRVLHVAPLRERIADIPALAQTIWHECNEGSDKHRELSYKVVRWLCGLKLPFNGNVRSLRALLSLVASMAKQPVHNSQTIRTLMQQVLDRGPEYHHWVGIITSPVFTTAIEPKNSRVCRILELDNGFMCNGSGKDGQSPVWASQESPPSELEAKEILLKMESQRPGIVETFAKSVTRLKARGDKIRPAVRLSRILVYLEQYQQIDKKTCTQLTGTKDATVAEDLKILEQMRLVQRDKEARKDVWRISVQKTPTVQPC